One Anatilimnocola floriformis genomic window, CTGGCAGCAGGAATGCCGTTTGAGAGTGCGCTGCGGCTCAACATCGAGACCAGCAACGATCCGATTTTTTCTCGCAGCCTCGGCGCGAGTGCGGCCTCGATGACGCGCAACGCACACACTGCCGTCGAAGACGCGTTCGTGCACTTGCCTCCATTCCTGCGCTGGGCCCTCTTTCGGAGTGAGCCCCTGCTGGATCGCGTAAGTGCGTTGCGTTTGGCAGCCGATCTGTATTACGAAGCGGCGCAAAGGCGAATCTCGCGAATGCGAATTGCCGTTCCTATCGTGTTCAGCGCGGTGCTCGGCGGTGGTGTGACACTCCTCTATGCCCTGGCTTTGTTTGTACCCCTGGCCCATTTGCTGCGCTCGATCGCAGCGAGCTAAAAGCTCCTCGGCACGAAAGTCCAATGCCTCAATATCGATACCAGGCCCTGAACGCCAACCAGCAGCCAGTGAGCGGTGAGATTACCGCGGACGGCTTTGCGGACGCACTGAGCCAGCTGGCAGCGCAGGGCCTGGCCGTTCAAGCGCTGGTCGATATGGCGGTCTCGGAGCAAGCCGGATTGGCAGTATCGAGTGTCGAGGACCAAGTCGCCTGGCAACAGCAACTCTTAAAATTGCTCGAGCGCGGCCGTGAACTTCTGCCGCCACTCAAAGCTTTTGTGGAAGAGTTGCCAGTTGGACAGCGTCGCCGGCAATTGGAACTGCTGACGAGTACGCTCGAGCGCGGCAACATTCCCGCCGATGCCATGGCCACCCTGCAATCGCTTCCTGGCTATTGGATACCGCTGTTGAGCGCCGCAACTGCCTCGCGCGATCCTGGCCGGATCCTGCGCGAGTTTCTCCGCGAGACCGAACAAGCCGAGCAACTACGCCGGCAGTGGCGGCAGACCCTGGCGTATCCATTGCTGCTGATAAGCTTGGCAGTAGCGGTGCTGATCGGACTTAGCATCATCGTCATCCCCATTTTTCGCAACATCTTCGATGGGTTCGGCATTCGCGTTCCGCTACCCACGCGTTTGGTACTGGTGATCTCGGAGTGGATCACCAGCGGCCGGGTTCTGGTGGTGATCGTTGTTGGCGGATTGCTCAGCTTCGGTCTTTATCGCGCCTGCCGTTGGTTGTCGCCGGCGTTGCGCGAATCGTGGGCCGATCGCTTCGCGCTGTGGATTGGTCACTCGACGGCAATTGCTCGCTTCGCGCAATTCACTGCCGACTTGCTCGAAGCAGAGGTCAGCCCTGAACATGCGTTGCGTCTTGCAGGCCTGGC contains:
- a CDS encoding type II secretion system F family protein, producing MPQYRYQALNANQQPVSGEITADGFADALSQLAAQGLAVQALVDMAVSEQAGLAVSSVEDQVAWQQQLLKLLERGRELLPPLKAFVEELPVGQRRRQLELLTSTLERGNIPADAMATLQSLPGYWIPLLSAATASRDPGRILREFLRETEQAEQLRRQWRQTLAYPLLLISLAVAVLIGLSIIVIPIFRNIFDGFGIRVPLPTRLVLVISEWITSGRVLVVIVVGGLLSFGLYRACRWLSPALRESWADRFALWIGHSTAIARFAQFTADLLEAEVSPEHALRLAGLATGSGPIQRAAVRVAAGLTSSTEEACEKNRRVLTRTVHYALVTPNSKTGRMRLLREIGASYAERMSWRLSWARGFVEPLAICLVGLIVGGVAFALFLPLFSLLHALA